From Pseudoleptotrichia goodfellowii, a single genomic window includes:
- the murC gene encoding UDP-N-acetylmuramate--L-alanine ligase, whose protein sequence is MLSDVRNVYFSGINGIGMSGLAKILVKEGYNVAGSDLERKAITREMEEMGIKIYIGQVEENVKDKGIDLFVYSTAIKECNPEYKYIVENGIKKIKRGELLAQLMNKFEGIAVAGTHGKTTTSSMMSVAFLEKDPTIVVGGIIPEIQSNSKIGNSEYFIAEADESDNSFLFIKPKYSVVTNVEPDHLEHHGTYENIKKSFEKFIDSTEKLAILCKDCEDMSTLNIKNKNIIWYSIKKEDVHIFATNITVKDGCTHYEVIKNGKNLGEFTLCIPGEHNVSNSLPVIYLADEAGCNMDTVKERLAEFKGANRRYQVIYDKNLRIIDDYAHHPTEIKVTIEAAKATEKGNVTVIFQPHRYSRTKFFFDDFITSLKKADELILLPIYSAGEDNIYDVSSEKLAEKIGNGVKVYSEEEIQKLVKDNENSNKSYVFMGAGSVSKLAHEIKNTLK, encoded by the coding sequence ATGTTATCGGATGTTAGAAACGTTTATTTCAGCGGAATAAACGGAATAGGTATGAGCGGACTTGCAAAAATCCTTGTAAAAGAAGGGTATAATGTAGCAGGGTCGGATTTGGAAAGAAAAGCCATAACTCGTGAAATGGAAGAAATGGGCATTAAAATATATATAGGACAGGTAGAAGAAAATGTCAAGGATAAAGGAATAGATCTGTTTGTTTATTCCACTGCTATAAAAGAATGTAATCCTGAATATAAATATATAGTGGAAAACGGAATAAAAAAAATCAAAAGAGGAGAGCTTCTGGCTCAGTTAATGAACAAATTTGAAGGAATTGCAGTTGCGGGAACTCACGGTAAGACAACTACAAGTTCAATGATGAGTGTGGCTTTTCTTGAAAAAGATCCTACAATAGTAGTGGGCGGAATAATACCTGAAATACAGAGTAACAGTAAAATAGGAAATTCGGAATATTTTATAGCCGAAGCCGATGAAAGCGATAATTCGTTTTTATTCATAAAACCGAAATATTCCGTTGTAACAAACGTAGAACCCGATCATTTGGAACATCACGGAACATATGAAAACATAAAGAAATCCTTTGAAAAGTTTATCGATAGTACCGAAAAACTGGCAATTTTATGTAAAGATTGTGAAGATATGTCCACTTTGAATATAAAAAATAAAAATATAATATGGTACAGTATAAAAAAGGAAGATGTTCATATTTTTGCAACAAATATTACTGTAAAGGATGGATGCACACACTATGAAGTTATAAAAAACGGTAAAAACCTGGGAGAATTTACTTTGTGTATCCCCGGAGAACATAACGTGTCAAATTCACTGCCAGTAATATATTTAGCCGACGAAGCGGGATGTAACATGGATACTGTAAAAGAAAGACTGGCTGAATTTAAAGGGGCGAACAGAAGATATCAGGTAATTTATGATAAAAATTTAAGAATAATAGATGATTACGCTCACCATCCTACAGAAATAAAAGTAACGATAGAAGCAGCCAAAGCCACTGAAAAAGGAAATGTTACGGTTATTTTTCAGCCTCACAGATACAGCAGAACAAAATTTTTCTTTGATGATTTTATAACATCTTTGAAAAAAGCCGATGAATTGATTCTGTTGCCTATATATTCTGCAGGAGAAGATAATATATATGATGTTTCTTCGGAAAAACTTGCCGAGAAAATAGGAAACGGTGTAAAGGTGTACAGTGAAGAAGAAATTCAGAAACTTGTAAAAGATAACGAAAACTCCAATAAAAGTTATGTATTCATGGGTGCAGGAAGTGTATCAAAACTTGCACACGAGATAAAAAATACTTTGAAATAA
- the murB gene encoding UDP-N-acetylmuramate dehydrogenase produces MREKIYMKIYENIEMKEYSHMKVGGIAKELIFIEEKKELKEVLNTRKNIFLLGNGTNTLLHDGKLDISFISLKNFKKIIIEEKHEDYDLVRVEAGLDFDELIEFMEENNYTGLENIAGVPGSVGGLVNMNGGAYGTEIFDCIEEVEVCKNDGEITKLNKSQLDFKYRNTEIKQNKWIVISVLLKFKKGFDKECVADKRNQRKNKHPLEYPNLGSTFKNPEGTFAAQLISDAGLKEYRVGNAMVSAKHPNFIINLGDAKFSDIISIIEHVKKVVFEKFNTKLETEIIILKTEEE; encoded by the coding sequence ATTCGGGAGAAAATTTATATGAAAATATATGAAAATATTGAAATGAAAGAATATTCCCACATGAAAGTCGGAGGAATTGCGAAAGAACTTATCTTTATAGAAGAAAAAAAAGAATTAAAAGAAGTTCTGAATACTCGAAAAAATATATTTCTTCTGGGAAACGGGACGAATACTTTGTTACATGACGGAAAACTGGATATAAGTTTTATTTCTTTGAAAAATTTTAAAAAAATAATAATCGAAGAAAAGCACGAAGATTATGATTTGGTCAGAGTGGAAGCGGGACTTGATTTTGATGAACTTATAGAATTTATGGAAGAAAATAATTATACCGGACTGGAAAATATTGCAGGTGTTCCCGGCTCTGTGGGAGGACTTGTAAATATGAACGGAGGAGCTTACGGAACTGAGATTTTCGATTGTATAGAAGAAGTGGAAGTTTGTAAAAATGACGGAGAAATAACAAAACTGAATAAATCCCAGTTGGATTTTAAATACAGAAATACAGAGATAAAACAGAATAAATGGATAGTAATTTCAGTACTGTTGAAGTTCAAAAAAGGATTTGATAAAGAGTGTGTTGCGGATAAAAGAAATCAGAGAAAAAATAAACATCCTTTGGAATACCCGAATTTAGGGAGTACATTTAAAAATCCTGAAGGGACTTTTGCGGCTCAACTCATATCGGATGCGGGATTGAAAGAATACAGAGTGGGAAATGCTATGGTTTCAGCCAAACATCCGAATTTCATTATTAATTTGGGAGATGCAAAATTCAGCGATATAATATCTATTATCGAACATGTAAAAAAAGTTGTGTTTGAAAAATTCAATACAAAACTTGAAACTGAAATAATAATACTTAAAACTGAAGAAGAATAA